The following are from one region of the Campylobacter concisus genome:
- a CDS encoding TRAP transporter permease, translating to MNEVKDNEEQFVEVKTREINSNFYNYFIAIVCFSWSVFQLYIAYFPLNTNISRSIHLAFAVGLVFLLYPVTFHKKAHSSLPFYDLVFCVVGVVAVLYPAVYFYELADRTGDYITQDIVISFLAIIVLLEAGRRVMGPALPIICILFLIYDHFGPYMPDIIAHQGASFEKIAGHMFLTTEGVFGVPIGVSVSFIYLFVLFGSLLERAGAGQYFINLAFSLLGKYRGGPAKASVIASGLTGMVSGSSTANVVTVGTFTIPLMKKAGLSRTKAGAIEVAAGVNGQLMPPIMGAAAFIIAEFLGMTYTNVMMAAVIPAFACYLSLFFIVHLESVKLGLKGINQSEFHSRFKIFVSGLHYITPILILLYTLLIAKESAIAAAFNAIGFLFLIMIFQEPVKKLASGEKVGINDALIGFEDIFWAMVAAAKSMTTIAIATALAGIIVGSISLTGLGQVLSDLVELLAGDNIVMILLLTAMMSLILGMGLPTTANYIVVSSLVAPVILFLAHKNGFLIPAIAVHLFVFYFGILADDTPPVGIAAYAAAGIAKANPITVGVQGFFYDLRTAILPFAFFFNNKLMLIESVNEGDPLDSKGIVWMSNPLEILLVFGMAIVGMFAFSSLLQGYYVTKLRIWERILLIPVVPLALVPNICAKFNLIPNEYTAYIVAAVLYGFVFMTQWGIKDKPLDQIKII from the coding sequence ATGAACGAAGTCAAAGACAACGAAGAACAATTTGTCGAGGTAAAAACAAGGGAGATAAATAGCAATTTTTACAACTATTTCATTGCGATCGTATGCTTTTCTTGGTCAGTTTTTCAGCTTTATATAGCTTATTTTCCGCTAAATACAAACATTTCGCGCTCGATACACTTAGCCTTTGCGGTTGGTCTTGTATTTTTGCTTTATCCAGTCACTTTTCATAAAAAAGCACATTCTAGTTTGCCATTTTACGATCTGGTCTTTTGTGTGGTAGGCGTTGTTGCCGTGCTTTATCCAGCGGTTTATTTTTATGAACTAGCTGATAGGACAGGGGACTACATCACGCAAGATATTGTCATATCGTTTTTAGCGATCATTGTCTTGCTCGAGGCTGGCAGGCGTGTCATGGGACCAGCACTTCCAATTATTTGTATATTATTTTTAATATATGATCACTTTGGCCCTTATATGCCAGACATCATCGCTCATCAGGGTGCCAGCTTTGAAAAGATCGCAGGCCATATGTTTTTGACAACTGAGGGTGTCTTTGGTGTGCCTATCGGAGTTAGCGTTAGTTTTATCTATCTTTTTGTTCTTTTTGGCTCATTGCTTGAGAGGGCAGGTGCTGGGCAATATTTCATAAATTTAGCTTTCTCTCTTCTTGGAAAATATAGAGGCGGTCCAGCTAAAGCCTCGGTCATCGCAAGTGGTCTAACTGGTATGGTTTCAGGAAGCTCCACTGCAAATGTTGTAACAGTTGGTACATTTACCATACCACTTATGAAAAAAGCCGGTCTTTCACGCACAAAAGCTGGAGCCATCGAGGTTGCAGCTGGCGTAAATGGACAGCTTATGCCTCCGATCATGGGCGCAGCTGCCTTTATCATCGCTGAGTTTTTGGGCATGACATATACAAATGTTATGATGGCAGCGGTAATTCCAGCTTTTGCTTGCTATTTGTCACTATTTTTTATTGTTCATTTGGAGAGCGTCAAGCTTGGCTTAAAAGGTATAAATCAAAGCGAATTTCACTCAAGATTTAAAATTTTTGTAAGCGGACTTCACTATATAACTCCGATTTTGATTTTGCTTTATACGCTATTAATCGCAAAAGAATCGGCCATCGCTGCGGCATTTAATGCGATTGGATTTTTATTTTTAATAATGATCTTTCAAGAGCCAGTTAAAAAACTAGCAAGTGGCGAAAAAGTTGGAATAAATGATGCGTTAATAGGCTTTGAAGATATATTTTGGGCGATGGTTGCAGCCGCAAAAAGTATGACAACGATCGCTATAGCAACCGCTCTTGCAGGTATTATCGTGGGTTCTATCTCTCTAACTGGCCTTGGCCAAGTGCTTTCAGATCTAGTTGAGTTACTTGCTGGTGATAATATAGTTATGATATTGCTTCTTACTGCTATGATGTCGCTAATACTAGGAATGGGTCTTCCAACGACGGCAAACTACATCGTAGTTTCAAGCCTTGTGGCACCTGTTATTTTATTTTTAGCGCACAAAAATGGCTTTTTAATCCCAGCCATTGCTGTGCATCTTTTTGTCTTTTACTTTGGAATTTTAGCTGATGATACGCCACCAGTTGGTATCGCAGCTTATGCAGCAGCTGGCATTGCTAAAGCAAATCCTATAACTGTTGGCGTTCAAGGATTCTTTTACGATCTAAGAACGGCGATCTTGCCATTTGCTTTTTTCTTTAACAACAAACTTATGCTAATAGAAAGCGTAAATGAGGGCGATCCGCTTGATTCAAAAGGGATCGTTTGGATGAGCAATCCGCTTGAAATTTTACTTGTCTTTGGTATGGCGATCGTGGGAATGTTTGCATTTTCAAGCTTACTTCAAGGCTACTATGTCACAAAGCTTAGAATTTGGGAACGTATTCTTTTGATTCCAGTTGTGCCACTAGCTCTTGTGCCAAATATATGTGCGAAATTTAATCTTATACCAAACGAATACACTGCTTATATCGTAGCTGCTGTACTTTATGGATTTGTTTTTATGACTCAATGGGGCATTAAAGATAAACCACTTGATCAAATAAAAATAATCTAA
- a CDS encoding TAXI family TRAP transporter solute-binding subunit, translated as MKTTSLALAGLLLATTLSAKEFISIGTGGMTGTYYPIGGAICRLANKNTNVKCSVQSTGGSVYNVNNVLKKELTFGFVQSDVVYDKFNGTGKFDGAKDENLRSVVAIYPELLAFVVAKDSGLTSNLASFAGKKYNVGNPGSGNEVSTLEVFKAKGFDVSKLGYRGVLTVGECPHALKDKKIDGYSFVVGHPTANITDAATSLPIDILNIEGSEIDNLLKEKPYFAKGVIPKGSYDGVDHDVNTIGVKAVLVTNKDTKDEAVKAVIKAILDNFDEYKTLHPALKSVNKEDLVQGLSAPLHPAAEAAFKEAGILK; from the coding sequence ATGAAAACTACTTCTTTGGCACTTGCTGGCTTGCTTTTAGCAACAACTCTTTCAGCAAAAGAATTTATCAGTATCGGTACTGGCGGCATGACAGGCACTTATTATCCGATAGGTGGAGCGATTTGCCGTTTAGCAAACAAAAATACTAATGTAAAATGCTCAGTCCAATCAACTGGCGGCTCGGTTTACAACGTAAATAACGTTTTGAAAAAAGAGCTTACATTTGGCTTTGTTCAAAGTGACGTTGTCTATGATAAATTTAATGGCACTGGCAAATTTGACGGAGCAAAAGATGAAAATTTACGCTCAGTAGTTGCTATCTATCCAGAACTTCTTGCATTTGTTGTAGCAAAAGATAGTGGTCTTACAAGTAATCTTGCTTCATTTGCAGGTAAAAAATATAACGTCGGAAACCCAGGCAGTGGCAACGAAGTGAGCACGCTTGAAGTCTTTAAAGCAAAAGGCTTTGACGTTTCAAAACTAGGATACCGCGGCGTTTTAACAGTTGGCGAATGCCCACACGCACTAAAAGATAAAAAGATAGACGGATACAGCTTTGTCGTCGGTCACCCAACTGCAAATATTACTGATGCTGCGACATCTTTGCCGATTGATATCCTAAATATCGAAGGCAGCGAGATCGATAATCTTCTTAAAGAGAAGCCATATTTTGCAAAAGGTGTGATCCCAAAAGGCTCATATGATGGCGTAGATCACGATGTAAATACTATCGGTGTAAAAGCTGTTTTGGTAACTAATAAAGATACAAAAGATGAGGCTGTAAAAGCTGTGATAAAAGCTATTTTAGACAACTTTGATGAGTACAAAACTCTTCACCCAGCGCTAAAATCAGTAAACAAAGAAGATCTTGTTCAAGGTCTTTCAGCTCCGCTTCACCCAGCTGCAGAGGCTGCATTTAAAGAGGCTGGCATCTTAAAATAA
- a CDS encoding phosphate ABC transporter substrate-binding protein — MKKSLMLAASMLLLSLNFASGADEKTQVSFSGSSTLAPVIAKISTDFIEKYETWDKVDSSLPNKNITIFVSAGGSGAGVKAVLDHVADFGMLARDIKDSEKAKIKDMKAYTLGIDALCVAVNPENEVIKLKGGNLSKDEIVKIFSGEYKKWSDLDKSLPNDEIVVVTRDLGGGAHEVFQKKIMKDIKVSKNVIQSPSMGALVSKIIENKNAIGYASFGITNQNKGKLIPLNVDGVEPTVKNIVDGKYYISRPLIIVKSGDLSKSEQIFVDVLNSAEGQKTIEKMGFIPVK; from the coding sequence ATGAAAAAATCACTTATGTTGGCTGCTTCTATGCTGCTTTTATCTTTAAATTTCGCTTCTGGTGCAGACGAGAAAACGCAGGTTAGCTTTAGTGGCTCATCTACTCTGGCTCCAGTTATTGCTAAAATTTCAACCGACTTTATTGAAAAGTACGAGACTTGGGACAAGGTTGATAGCTCTTTGCCAAACAAAAATATCACCATTTTTGTCTCAGCTGGTGGTTCTGGCGCTGGCGTAAAAGCTGTACTTGATCATGTCGCTGACTTTGGCATGCTAGCTCGCGATATAAAAGATAGCGAAAAGGCAAAGATCAAGGATATGAAAGCCTATACGCTTGGCATAGACGCACTTTGCGTGGCTGTAAACCCAGAAAATGAGGTGATAAAGCTAAAGGGCGGAAATTTAAGCAAAGACGAGATCGTCAAAATTTTCTCAGGCGAGTACAAAAAGTGGAGTGACCTTGACAAATCCCTACCAAATGACGAAATAGTCGTAGTTACAAGAGATCTTGGTGGCGGTGCTCACGAGGTATTTCAAAAAAAGATCATGAAAGATATCAAAGTTAGCAAAAACGTCATCCAATCACCTTCTATGGGCGCGCTTGTCTCAAAAATAATCGAAAATAAAAACGCTATTGGCTACGCATCTTTTGGTATCACAAACCAAAACAAAGGCAAGCTAATACCGCTAAACGTTGATGGCGTCGAGCCAACTGTTAAAAATATAGTTGATGGCAAATACTACATCTCTCGCCCGCTCATCATTGTAAAAAGTGGCGATCTAAGCAAGAGTGAGCAAATTTTTGTTGATGTGCTAAATTCAGCCGAAGGTCAAAAGACTATCGAAAAAATGGGATTTATACCAGTAAAATAG
- the pstC gene encoding phosphate ABC transporter permease subunit PstC, with protein sequence MTGQIFKGGVYLFTLLSAMLLLLLVGFLLLNSTSFFAEVSLFDFLLNGDWDVSTEPFSFGLFNILIANFAVAFLACIFSFFISLGVTIFICFFASAWLRHVLDWMIRILAGIPSIIYGFFALYTVIKILESGLKMSAGESVLAASLILSVMILPFFTSHLLQSVDLLKQNFKTNSDALGVSTGYFIRKIILRKSIKASISGFILAFSRAAGETMAVMMVIGNTPLFPHLLSKAQTIPSLIALEMGMSEAGSLHYHALIASGFVLLVFIFMLNIFIFKFEKNNERF encoded by the coding sequence ATGACAGGGCAAATTTTTAAAGGCGGGGTATATCTTTTTACACTTTTATCCGCCATGCTTTTGCTTTTACTTGTGGGGTTTTTACTGCTAAATTCCACGAGTTTTTTTGCAGAAGTAAGCCTTTTTGACTTCTTACTAAATGGCGACTGGGACGTTAGCACGGAGCCTTTTAGCTTTGGGCTGTTTAATATCCTAATCGCAAATTTCGCAGTTGCGTTTCTAGCTTGCATATTTTCATTTTTTATCTCGCTTGGCGTTACTATATTTATATGCTTTTTTGCGAGTGCCTGGCTTAGGCATGTGCTAGACTGGATGATACGAATACTAGCTGGCATACCCTCTATCATATATGGATTTTTCGCGCTTTACACAGTTATAAAAATTTTAGAGTCAGGGCTAAAAATGTCCGCTGGCGAGTCAGTTTTGGCAGCTAGCCTCATACTTAGCGTCATGATACTGCCCTTTTTTACCTCGCACTTGCTCCAAAGCGTCGATTTGCTAAAGCAAAATTTCAAAACAAACTCAGACGCGCTTGGCGTAAGCACTGGATATTTTATAAGAAAAATAATTTTAAGAAAATCCATAAAAGCTAGTATTTCAGGCTTTATACTCGCATTTTCAAGGGCAGCTGGCGAGACGATGGCTGTGATGATGGTCATAGGCAACACCCCGCTTTTTCCGCACCTGCTCTCAAAAGCTCAGACCATACCATCTCTAATAGCCCTTGAAATGGGTATGAGCGAGGCTGGCAGCTTGCACTATCACGCTCTTATTGCAAGCGGATTTGTCCTGCTTGTTTTTATATTTATGCTAAATATTTTTATATTTAAATTTGAGAAAAACAATGAACGCTTTTAA
- a CDS encoding PstA family ABC transporter permease: MNAFKDFIVKFYAYLCVFIVVAVIFWIFYFIFANGISQINLDFLIKNPQGLNLGESGGIRNAIVGSFLLMILSMIFSALLGVSCAIYRQIYCTSSTIKLGLKFIIQTMASIPSILLGMFVYGLFIVSLDIPKSLLTASITLALMVFPFVEVSVEKVISQIDEKMLRDSFALGVDKNFMARKLVLPTIRKNIISILILAGSYAIGATAPLLLTGVVFMAKAEGLLSPVMALPFHLHMLLSQSVATQNAYATALVLIFILIILHLLSAVVLFDIGEKIARYFKHKRS, encoded by the coding sequence ATGAACGCTTTTAAAGATTTTATAGTCAAATTTTATGCCTATCTTTGCGTATTTATAGTGGTCGCGGTGATATTTTGGATATTTTATTTCATCTTTGCAAATGGCATCTCTCAGATAAATTTAGACTTTCTAATCAAAAATCCGCAAGGTTTAAATTTAGGTGAGAGTGGCGGCATAAGAAACGCTATCGTAGGCTCATTTTTGCTGATGATACTATCTATGATATTTTCTGCACTTCTTGGCGTTAGCTGCGCCATTTATAGGCAAATTTACTGCACCTCTAGCACGATCAAACTTGGGCTTAAATTTATCATCCAAACGATGGCCTCCATACCCTCTATCTTGCTTGGGATGTTTGTTTATGGGCTTTTTATCGTTAGTCTTGATATCCCTAAAAGCCTACTAACAGCTAGCATTACGCTTGCTTTGATGGTCTTTCCGTTTGTTGAAGTAAGCGTTGAAAAGGTAATCTCGCAGATCGATGAGAAGATGTTAAGAGATAGCTTTGCGCTTGGTGTTGATAAAAATTTCATGGCTAGAAAGCTGGTTTTGCCAACTATTAGGAAAAATATCATATCGATCTTGATACTAGCTGGCAGCTACGCCATAGGAGCTACTGCGCCACTACTTTTAACAGGGGTCGTTTTTATGGCAAAGGCAGAAGGCCTGCTCTCGCCAGTTATGGCACTGCCTTTTCACCTGCACATGCTCCTAAGCCAGTCAGTCGCAACGCAAAATGCCTATGCCACGGCGCTTGTGCTCATTTTTATATTGATCATTTTGCACCTGCTTTCAGCCGTAGTTTTATTTGATATAGGAGAGAAAATTGCCAGATATTTTAAACATAAAAGATCTTAG
- a CDS encoding phosphate ABC transporter ATP-binding protein, translated as MPDILNIKDLSIFYQDNEILKDLNLNVAENEIICLMGSSGCGKSTFLSALNGFLEQKGGRYSGEILFKGENIKIKGEIWLRRKLAILFQDATLFPFSVERNLTYAMEFYEGSIKDKQKRVEELLKSVNLLGEISDLDMPASKLSGGQKQRLCIARMLTTKPEVLMLDEPCSSLDMKNILIVEELLKSLSQRYTIIITTHNEEQAKRLGGRIVRIVDKKFTF; from the coding sequence TTGCCAGATATTTTAAACATAAAAGATCTTAGTATCTTTTACCAAGATAATGAAATTTTAAAAGATCTAAATTTAAACGTCGCCGAAAACGAGATCATCTGCCTAATGGGTAGCTCAGGATGTGGCAAATCAACATTTCTTTCGGCACTAAATGGCTTTTTAGAGCAAAAGGGTGGCAGATATAGCGGAGAAATTTTATTTAAAGGTGAAAATATTAAAATTAAGGGCGAAATTTGGCTGAGACGAAAACTAGCCATACTCTTTCAAGATGCCACACTCTTTCCCTTTAGCGTAGAAAGAAATTTGACCTATGCGATGGAATTTTACGAGGGCAGCATAAAAGATAAGCAAAAAAGGGTAGAAGAGCTACTTAAAAGCGTAAATTTACTAGGTGAAATAAGTGACCTAGATATGCCAGCTAGCAAGCTCTCTGGTGGTCAAAAGCAAAGACTTTGCATCGCAAGGATGCTAACTACAAAACCTGAAGTGCTCATGCTTGACGAGCCTTGCTCATCGCTTGATATGAAAAATATTTTGATCGTAGAGGAGCTTTTAAAAAGCTTGTCGCAAAGATACACCATCATCATCACCACGCACAATGAAGAGCAGGCAAAAAGGCTTGGCGGCAGGATAGTTCGCATCGTAGATAAGAAATTTACATTTTAA
- a CDS encoding carbon-nitrogen hydrolase → MKVALLQQEFKGTKEATIAKTLELISEAKKGGADLVVCQELHQTQYFCQSEDTNFFNHANDWQEDVAFWGRVAKENGVVLVTSLFEKRADGLYHNTAFVFERDGSVAGKYRKMHIPDDPGFYEKFYFTPGDIGFEPVETSLGKLGVLVCWDQWYPEAARLMALKGAKILIYPTAIGWFEGDSDDEKSRQLEAWVAVQRGHSVANGLPVVAVNRVGFEKDDSGVMDGIKFWGNSFVFGPQGEQLFRANSTDELCKIVEIDMKRSEEVRRIWPFLRDRRIDAYANITKRFID, encoded by the coding sequence ATGAAAGTAGCACTACTTCAACAAGAATTTAAAGGCACAAAAGAGGCGACCATCGCAAAGACACTTGAGCTAATCAGCGAGGCAAAAAAAGGTGGCGCTGATCTAGTTGTCTGCCAAGAGCTGCACCAGACGCAGTACTTTTGCCAAAGCGAGGATACAAATTTCTTTAATCACGCAAATGACTGGCAAGAGGACGTCGCTTTTTGGGGCAGGGTAGCAAAAGAAAATGGCGTTGTTTTAGTCACTTCACTATTTGAAAAGAGGGCTGACGGACTTTATCACAACACCGCTTTTGTCTTCGAGCGTGACGGCAGCGTGGCTGGCAAGTACCGAAAAATGCACATCCCTGATGACCCTGGATTTTACGAGAAATTTTACTTCACACCTGGTGACATTGGCTTTGAGCCAGTTGAAACCAGCCTTGGCAAGCTTGGCGTTTTGGTCTGCTGGGATCAGTGGTATCCAGAAGCAGCAAGGCTGATGGCGCTAAAAGGGGCGAAAATCCTCATCTATCCAACGGCTATTGGCTGGTTTGAAGGCGATAGTGATGATGAAAAGTCAAGACAGCTTGAAGCGTGGGTGGCGGTGCAAAGAGGTCACAGTGTGGCAAATGGCCTGCCAGTTGTTGCAGTAAATCGTGTGGGCTTTGAAAAAGATGATAGCGGCGTGATGGATGGGATAAAATTTTGGGGAAATAGTTTTGTTTTTGGGCCACAAGGCGAGCAGCTTTTCCGTGCAAATAGCACAGATGAGCTTTGCAAGATCGTTGAAATAGATATGAAAAGAAGTGAAGAAGTGCGAAGAATTTGGCCATTTTTAAGAGATCGCAGGATCGATGCCTACGCAAATATCACAAAGAGGTTTATCGACTAA
- a CDS encoding cation diffusion facilitator family transporter, producing MSSPFDYEFNRINKQECTQGENKAVIAAGACAFLLALVKFTAGLFSGSVAVLGSAIDSMLDFIVSLLNLFALRKSRKQADERFNFGYTKLEALAALFECVIIVVAAGYIFYESVKKFSEPNLEIDLGLSLGVMVFSVIVTLCLVLFLNQISKKSGNLIIKADALHYKIDLFSNLAVIISLLIIKFSGFVMIDAIFGIVISGYIAQSAINLGKDAFGILLDHAASPEVTDEIIKMIKAKQRISDFHYLNTRQSTNTIFLTLHLVFDKDISLYDAHEVADSLEAEIREKFRDYSWQITTHLDPYNDKEGK from the coding sequence TTGTCAAGTCCGTTTGATTATGAGTTTAACCGCATAAATAAGCAGGAGTGCACGCAGGGCGAAAATAAGGCAGTTATCGCGGCTGGAGCTTGCGCCTTTTTGCTCGCGCTTGTGAAATTTACAGCTGGGCTTTTTAGCGGCTCGGTCGCTGTGCTTGGCTCGGCGATTGACTCGATGCTTGATTTTATTGTCTCGCTTTTAAATTTATTTGCGCTTAGAAAGTCAAGAAAACAAGCCGATGAGAGGTTCAACTTTGGCTACACAAAGCTAGAGGCCTTAGCTGCTCTATTTGAGTGCGTCATCATCGTTGTGGCTGCTGGATATATATTTTATGAGAGTGTTAAGAAATTTAGTGAGCCAAATTTAGAGATAGACCTTGGTTTAAGCCTTGGCGTGATGGTCTTTTCGGTCATAGTGACGCTATGTTTGGTGCTATTTTTGAACCAAATTTCTAAAAAAAGTGGCAACCTTATCATAAAAGCAGACGCGCTGCACTATAAGATCGACCTTTTTAGCAACCTTGCAGTCATCATCTCGCTACTTATCATTAAATTTAGTGGATTTGTGATGATAGATGCGATCTTTGGTATCGTGATAAGTGGCTACATCGCTCAAAGCGCTATAAATTTAGGTAAAGACGCCTTTGGTATCTTGTTGGATCACGCAGCAAGCCCTGAGGTCACAGATGAGATCATCAAGATGATAAAGGCAAAGCAGAGAATTTCAGACTTTCACTATCTAAACACAAGACAGAGCACAAATACCATATTTTTAACGCTGCATTTAGTTTTTGACAAAGATATCTCACTTTACGATGCGCACGAGGTGGCCGACTCACTTGAAGCCGAGATAAGGGAGAAATTTAGGGATTATTCGTGGCAGATAACCACGCATTTAGACCCATACAACGATAAAGAAGGGAAATGA
- a CDS encoding agmatine deiminase family protein, which yields MRAYAEWEEQELLFLSLPHSKSDWEPYLEEILTSYEELVVAIVPFQKVVLICPDEANFARFKKFKNVEFVKLDTDDTWIRDYGMIDVCTEDGVKSYDFKFNAWGGKFKSSKDDAINLELAKIYKTKLEPVDMILEGGSVEFNGDGVLLTTSKCLLNENRNKALSKEQIEEKLKNLFGLKRIIWLENGFIKGDDTDSHIDTLARFITPDTIAYVACNDKSDEHFDELKMMEDELKKTGFKLLALPLPKPKFYDGKRLGCTYANFIFINGALIVPTYNDENDEKVLNLLAQALPDRKIIGVNSLVFVRQNGSLHCSSQNRYKRA from the coding sequence GTGAGAGCATATGCAGAGTGGGAAGAGCAGGAGCTTTTGTTTTTATCGCTGCCACATAGTAAGAGCGACTGGGAGCCTTATTTAGAGGAGATTTTGACGAGCTATGAGGAGCTTGTGGTTGCTATCGTGCCATTTCAAAAGGTGGTGCTCATCTGCCCTGATGAGGCAAATTTTGCTAGGTTTAAGAAATTTAAAAATGTAGAGTTTGTAAAGCTTGATACTGATGATACTTGGATCAGAGACTACGGCATGATCGATGTTTGCACTGAAGACGGCGTAAAGAGTTACGACTTTAAATTTAACGCTTGGGGCGGTAAATTTAAGAGCTCAAAAGATGATGCGATAAATTTAGAGCTAGCTAAAATTTACAAAACCAAGCTTGAGCCAGTTGATATGATACTAGAGGGTGGAAGTGTCGAGTTTAACGGAGATGGCGTGCTTTTAACCACCTCAAAATGTCTGCTAAATGAAAATAGAAACAAAGCACTTAGCAAAGAGCAGATCGAAGAAAAACTAAAAAATTTATTTGGACTAAAGCGTATCATCTGGCTTGAAAATGGCTTTATAAAAGGCGATGACACAGATAGCCACATCGACACTTTAGCGCGTTTTATCACGCCTGATACTATCGCTTACGTAGCTTGCAATGACAAGAGCGATGAGCACTTTGATGAGCTTAAAATGATGGAAGATGAGCTTAAAAAAACTGGCTTTAAGCTACTTGCTCTGCCACTACCAAAACCTAAATTTTATGATGGCAAAAGGCTTGGATGCACCTATGCAAACTTTATCTTTATAAATGGCGCGCTAATCGTGCCAACATATAATGACGAAAACGATGAAAAGGTGCTAAATTTACTAGCCCAGGCGCTGCCAGATAGAAAGATCATCGGTGTAAATTCGCTAGTTTTTGTGCGCCAAAATGGCTCGCTTCACTGCTCAAGCCAAAATAGATACAAAAGGGCTTAG
- a CDS encoding CBU_0592 family membrane protein: protein MIDLFQIIGFLGMICIVMGYFLLQIGRLNSRDLAYQIINLVGAVLLIISLFVHFNLGSFLIEVFWIFITIYGIYKIYKERA, encoded by the coding sequence TTGATCGATCTTTTTCAAATCATCGGTTTTTTAGGGATGATTTGCATCGTGATGGGCTACTTTTTACTTCAGATCGGCCGCCTAAATAGCCGTGATCTAGCCTATCAGATAATAAATTTAGTAGGTGCGGTGCTACTTATCATCTCGCTTTTTGTGCACTTTAACCTCGGTTCATTTTTGATAGAGGTCTTTTGGATATTCATTACGATTTATGGAATTTATAAAATTTACAAGGAGAGAGCGTGA
- a CDS encoding amino acid ABC transporter permease, translated as MDFEFIEKFYPLYVKAGVLTCEIAFLGIIFSILIGIFCMAVKFYKLKFLSKVIDCYIELSRNTPLLIQLFFLYYGLPKLGVSMSGFACAVAGLSFLGGSYMSESFRLGFEAVRKSQIEAGLSIALSKNQLLRYVILPQAFSVAVPSISANIIFLLKETSIVSIVALADLVYVAKDLIGLYYKTDEALFMLVISYLIIILPVSLVLSYVEKRVRNARS; from the coding sequence ATGGATTTTGAGTTTATTGAGAAATTTTATCCGCTTTATGTTAAGGCCGGAGTGCTTACCTGTGAGATTGCCTTTTTAGGGATTATTTTTTCTATTTTGATCGGTATTTTTTGTATGGCCGTGAAATTTTACAAGCTAAAATTTCTATCAAAAGTAATTGATTGCTACATCGAGCTCTCAAGAAATACACCACTTCTTATACAGCTTTTCTTTTTATACTACGGCTTGCCAAAGCTTGGTGTATCGATGAGCGGCTTTGCCTGTGCGGTCGCGGGACTTAGCTTTCTTGGCGGTAGTTACATGAGTGAGAGCTTTAGACTTGGTTTTGAGGCGGTTAGAAAGTCGCAGATAGAAGCAGGTCTTAGCATCGCACTTAGCAAAAATCAGCTCTTAAGATATGTTATCTTGCCTCAAGCATTTAGCGTAGCGGTGCCAAGCATTAGTGCAAATATTATCTTTTTACTAAAAGAAACAAGCATCGTTAGTATCGTAGCTCTTGCTGATCTAGTTTACGTCGCAAAGGATCTCATTGGGCTTTATTACAAAACAGACGAAGCGCTTTTTATGCTAGTAATTAGCTATCTCATCATCATCTTGCCAGTCTCGCTGGTGCTTAGCTATGTCGAAAAAAGGGTGAGAAATGCAAGGAGTTAG
- a CDS encoding amino acid ABC transporter permease yields the protein MQGVSILFDTQNLLRLFEGLVISTEISFISIFISIIGGLVLGVLMSMKNKFIYFILKICLEIVRIMPQIVWLFLFYFGVSKAFDIHISAFTASLIVFSLWGIFEMMDIVRGAITSIPKHQFESAASLGLSKFQIYSHVIIPLATRRLVPGAVNLLSRMIKTTSIVVLIGVVEVVKVGQQIIERNVFTNPMAPFWIYTLIFFLYFAICYPVSKLSKKLEEKWS from the coding sequence ATGCAAGGAGTTAGTATATTATTTGATACACAAAATTTACTAAGGCTCTTTGAAGGTCTAGTCATTAGCACAGAAATTTCATTTATCTCTATTTTTATCTCTATAATCGGCGGCTTAGTGCTTGGCGTACTTATGAGCATGAAAAATAAATTTATCTATTTTATTTTAAAAATTTGCCTAGAAATCGTTCGTATAATGCCTCAGATCGTTTGGCTATTTTTATTTTATTTTGGTGTCAGCAAGGCGTTTGATATTCATATTTCAGCATTTACAGCCTCACTCATCGTCTTTAGCTTGTGGGGAATTTTTGAAATGATGGACATCGTGCGTGGTGCAATAACATCAATACCAAAACATCAATTTGAATCAGCCGCATCGCTTGGACTTAGTAAATTTCAAATTTACTCTCACGTCATCATCCCACTTGCCACAAGAAGGCTAGTTCCTGGAGCTGTAAATTTACTAAGCCGTATGATAAAAACGACCTCTATTGTCGTGCTAATTGGCGTTGTGGAGGTAGTCAAGGTCGGCCAGCAGATCATCGAGCGAAATGTATTTACAAATCCTATGGCGCCATTTTGGATATACACGCTCATATTCTTTTTATATTTTGCGATCTGCTATCCAGTCTCAAAACTATCGAAAAAACTAGAAGAAAAATGGAGCTAA